GCGGATCGCGAAGGGCCTATGCGCCCAGTCGCCGGACGGCGACATGCCGGAGGAGAACTACCGCCTCGTGGTCGAGGGCCCGCCGAACTGGACCTCGTTCCGCGATTTCTGGAGGATGTTCTCCGAGGCGGGCGCGGTCGTGGTCGCCTCGTCCTACACGAAGGTCGGCGGCGTCTACGACTACGACGGGTTCCGGCACGACCCCGACCACCCGTTGGAGACCCTCGCGGACTATTGCCTCGGGGTCTACACGAACCGGAACCTGCCCACCCGCGTCGACATGCTCGCGCGCAACATCGTGGACTACGACGCGGACGGGTTGCTCATCAACTCGATCAAGAGCTGCAACAGCTTCTCCGCGGGCCAGCTCGTCATGATGCGGGAGATCGAGAAGATCACCGGGAAACCGGGGGCCTTCATCGAGACCGACCTCGTCGACCCGCGCTACTTCTCCGCGGCGAACGTGAAGAACCGTCTCGAGAGCTACTTCCAGATGATCGACCAGAAGCGCCGTGCCGGCGGCTCCGCCGCCGCGGCCGGCGCGTGAGGGGAGGCGGCATGCGCACGTTCATCGGCATCGATCTCGGGTCCACCACCACCAAGTCGGTCCTGATCGACGAGAACCTCGAGGTTCTCGGGCGCGGAATCACGAACTCCCGCTCCAACTACGACGTGGCCGCCCGCGTCTCGAAGCAGGAGGCGAAGATCGCCGCGCGGTTCACCCTGTTCCGGAACGCCCTCGGCAAGGACGCGGAGCACCTGCTTTCGGACCTCGAGCGGAATTTCCGGCTGGAGCAGTTCCTCTCCGCGCTGCGGCAGCTCGAGGAGACGTGCATGGGGTACCTGGACCACCCCCGCTTCCTGGGGACCAAGGCCGTGCTCCGTCGGTCCCTGGACGCCGTTTTCCGGAAGATCGAAGTGGAGGCGCAGGAGATCTACGCCCCCGGCGCCGCGCGCAAGTCGGACTTCTTCCGCGACATCGCGGGATCGCGCTTCATGAACCTCGCGGAAGCGGCGAGCCGTGAGGCGGACATCCCCTTCGAAACGATGCTGAACATCTACGACAAGTCGATCATCGACGTGGAGAGCCGGGTCGATCCGGACGAGACCGTGGCGGCCCAGATACGGAACGGGCTCACTCGCTCGCTCGCCTCCGACGAGGGGATCGGCGTCGACCGGAGCGAGGCGCTTTCGGCCCTCGGAAAGGTCCTCGCGATCGAGCTGGAGGAGACGTACGTGGTGGGGACCGGCTACGGGCGGGTCCGGCTCCCCTTCCCGAAGGAGCACATCCGGTCCGAGATCCTCTGCCACGGCCTGGGGGCCCACATGATGTTCCCCGGA
The DNA window shown above is from Deltaproteobacteria bacterium and carries:
- the bcrA gene encoding benzoyl-CoA reductase subunit A, with protein sequence MRTFIGIDLGSTTTKSVLIDENLEVLGRGITNSRSNYDVAARVSKQEAKIAARFTLFRNALGKDAEHLLSDLERNFRLEQFLSALRQLEETCMGYLDHPRFLGTKAVLRRSLDAVFRKIEVEAQEIYAPGAARKSDFFRDIAGSRFMNLAEAASREADIPFETMLNIYDKSIIDVESRVDPDETVAAQIRNGLTRSLASDEGIGVDRSEALSALGKVLAIELEETYVVGTGYGRVRLPFPKEHIRSEILCHGLGAHMMFPGTRTVLDIGGQDTKGIQIDGNGIVTSFQMNDRCAAGCGRYLGYIADEMKIGLHELGPIAMKATRVSRINSTCTVFAGAELRDRLALGERREDILAGLHRAIMLRAISIIARSGGVTNEFTFTGGVAKNEAAVRELHKLLKENYGDMTVNISPDSIYTGALGGANFALRAIVN